Proteins encoded by one window of Streptomyces sp. LX-29:
- a CDS encoding thioredoxin family protein: MRRGGDPARGSGRARVRGRDGEVWLGAAELGAELGERATLVQFSSAFCQPCRATRRTLADVAGMVPGVAHVEVDAEARLELVRGLDIQRTPTVLVLDAAGRIVRRAAGQPRKADVIAALGEAV, from the coding sequence ATGCGCCGGGGCGGAGATCCGGCACGAGGAAGCGGGAGGGCCAGGGTGCGCGGTCGCGACGGGGAGGTGTGGCTGGGCGCCGCCGAGCTGGGCGCCGAGCTGGGGGAGCGGGCCACGCTGGTCCAGTTCTCCAGCGCCTTCTGCCAGCCCTGCCGGGCGACCAGACGCACGTTGGCGGACGTGGCCGGAATGGTCCCGGGCGTGGCCCACGTCGAGGTCGACGCCGAGGCGCGGCTGGAGCTGGTGCGCGGCCTCGACATCCAGCGCACCCCGACGGTGCTGGTGCTGGACGCGGCCGGCCGGATCGTGCGCCGGGCGGCCGGACAGCCACGCAAGGCCGATGTGATCGCCGCCCTCGGTGAGGCGGTCTGA
- the tgmA gene encoding putative ATP-grasp-modified RiPP, with the protein MAVQTQLAGPGTLAPPVFPYPVADAPPRSTVSTVRPFGLTRAVPVAADPKDVGPALTLCPVLQISVTEDGTPFIHAPSMKSAFLTKSQTKEDNQLATDTDNDTD; encoded by the coding sequence ATGGCCGTACAGACCCAGCTTGCCGGGCCCGGAACCCTTGCCCCGCCCGTGTTCCCGTACCCGGTCGCCGACGCCCCACCGCGCTCCACGGTCTCCACGGTTCGCCCCTTCGGGCTGACTCGCGCTGTTCCCGTGGCCGCCGATCCCAAGGACGTCGGCCCGGCGCTGACCCTGTGCCCCGTGCTGCAGATCAGCGTCACCGAGGACGGCACCCCGTTCATCCACGCCCCGTCGATGAAGTCGGCGTTCCTGACGAAGTCGCAGACCAAGGAGGACAACCAGCTCGCGACGGACACGGACAACGACACCGACTGA
- a CDS encoding low specificity L-threonine aldolase: MADPQAVKPAHTDARRRHDPALRGFASDNYAGAHPEILEALALANEGHQIAYGEDVYTEHLQYVMRRHFGPHAEAFPVFNGTGANVVALQALTDRWGAVVCASTAHINVDEGGAPERMGGLKLLTIPTEDGKLTPELIDREAWGWDDEHRAMPQVVSIAQTTELGTCYTPDEIRAICEHAHELGMKVHLDGARIANAAATLNVPMRTFTNVAGVDVLSYGGTKNGMVFGEAVVVVNPDAVRAMKHLRKLSMQLASKMRFVSVQLEALLAGDLWLRNARHANAMAKRLEAGVRDVDGVEVVHAVQSNAVFATLPHDVAERLQKRYRFYFWDEAAGLVRWMCAFDTTEADVDAFVTALKEEMGRG, from the coding sequence GTGGCTGACCCCCAAGCCGTGAAGCCCGCGCACACCGACGCCCGGCGGCGGCACGACCCCGCACTGCGCGGCTTCGCCAGTGACAACTACGCCGGCGCCCACCCGGAGATCCTCGAGGCACTCGCCCTCGCCAACGAAGGCCACCAGATCGCCTACGGCGAGGACGTCTACACCGAGCACCTCCAGTACGTGATGCGGCGTCACTTCGGGCCGCACGCCGAGGCGTTCCCGGTCTTCAACGGGACCGGCGCCAACGTCGTCGCCCTCCAGGCGCTGACCGACCGCTGGGGCGCGGTCGTCTGCGCCTCCACCGCGCACATCAACGTGGACGAGGGCGGCGCCCCGGAGCGGATGGGCGGGCTCAAGCTGCTCACCATCCCCACCGAGGACGGCAAGCTCACCCCCGAGCTGATCGACCGGGAGGCATGGGGCTGGGACGACGAGCACCGCGCCATGCCGCAGGTGGTCTCGATCGCGCAGACCACCGAGCTGGGCACCTGCTACACGCCCGACGAGATCCGCGCGATCTGCGAGCACGCCCACGAGCTCGGCATGAAGGTGCACCTCGACGGTGCCCGGATAGCCAACGCGGCCGCGACGCTGAACGTCCCCATGCGGACGTTCACCAACGTCGCGGGCGTGGACGTGCTCTCGTACGGCGGCACCAAGAACGGCATGGTGTTCGGCGAGGCCGTGGTCGTGGTCAACCCCGACGCGGTGCGCGCCATGAAGCACCTGCGCAAGCTGTCCATGCAGCTGGCGTCCAAGATGCGCTTCGTGTCCGTGCAGTTGGAGGCGCTGCTCGCCGGTGACCTGTGGCTGCGCAACGCGCGTCACGCCAACGCGATGGCCAAGCGCCTGGAGGCGGGGGTGCGCGACGTCGACGGCGTCGAGGTCGTCCACGCCGTGCAGTCCAACGCCGTCTTCGCCACCCTGCCGCACGACGTCGCCGAGCGGCTCCAGAAGCGCTACCGCTTCTACTTCTGGGACGAGGCGGCCGGCCTGGTGCGCTGGATGTGCGCCTTCGACACCACCGAGGCGGACGTGGACGCTTTCGTCACGGCGCTGAAGGAAGAGATGGGCCGGGGCTGA
- a CDS encoding DUF6421 family protein has product MTEILAPAVSEGGVLSAERVVEHPAWPVLKAAVEELRVWQSKDGSIDLEADGAPASDAVRAVVDRMIGAVEELAPLLPHDAAYHQALVADLRKWADQGFGVPDFLDSLLAFQPAEARVDGLQHLVLFPMYTQNGNPDRNFEAVVLRMVWPEWLSELERTRYDNPLFLGITFEDFTAGYDTNSAVLFPETIAVREAPERFTWGGIFCDREAARFRAVSEAAVDVLGIDLPEDIKALLDDQQRCQEAFVLWDMVHDRTHSHGDLPFDPFMIKQRQPFWMYGLEELRCDLTAFKEAVKLEAEGFAQARDVQYAVIFDRMFRFPVTGDRVRNYDGLGGQLLFAYLHRHDVVRWTDNTLHIDWDRAPQVTNQLCGEIEKLYRDGIDRPKLVHWFKAYELVSDYLAPHPGSTWAKGPEALDLSLPPRKLVDDVLPDEFPLSMFYEALAKKLRNVIASTKGMTADSDVHAAAAA; this is encoded by the coding sequence ATGACGGAAATTCTTGCGCCCGCGGTCAGCGAGGGCGGTGTTCTCTCTGCCGAACGTGTGGTGGAGCACCCTGCCTGGCCCGTGCTCAAGGCCGCCGTGGAGGAGCTCAGGGTCTGGCAGTCCAAGGACGGCTCCATCGACCTGGAGGCTGACGGCGCCCCGGCGTCCGACGCGGTCCGCGCCGTCGTCGACCGCATGATCGGCGCGGTCGAGGAGCTGGCGCCGCTGCTGCCGCACGACGCCGCCTACCACCAGGCGCTCGTCGCCGACCTGCGCAAGTGGGCCGACCAGGGCTTCGGCGTGCCGGACTTCCTGGACTCGCTGCTCGCCTTCCAGCCCGCGGAAGCGCGCGTCGACGGGCTCCAGCACCTGGTGCTGTTCCCCATGTACACGCAGAACGGCAACCCGGACCGCAACTTCGAGGCCGTGGTGCTGCGCATGGTGTGGCCGGAGTGGCTCTCCGAGCTGGAGCGCACCCGCTACGACAACCCGCTCTTCCTCGGCATCACCTTCGAGGACTTCACCGCGGGCTACGACACCAACTCCGCGGTCCTCTTCCCGGAGACCATCGCCGTTCGTGAGGCCCCCGAGCGCTTCACCTGGGGCGGCATCTTCTGCGACCGCGAGGCCGCGCGCTTCCGCGCGGTCAGCGAGGCCGCCGTCGACGTCCTCGGCATCGACCTCCCCGAGGACATCAAGGCGCTCCTCGACGACCAGCAGCGCTGCCAGGAGGCGTTCGTGCTGTGGGACATGGTCCACGACCGCACCCACAGCCACGGCGACCTGCCGTTCGACCCCTTCATGATCAAGCAGCGGCAGCCGTTCTGGATGTACGGCCTGGAGGAGCTGCGCTGCGACCTCACCGCCTTCAAGGAGGCCGTGAAGCTGGAGGCCGAGGGCTTCGCCCAGGCCCGTGACGTCCAGTACGCCGTGATCTTCGACCGGATGTTCCGCTTCCCGGTCACCGGCGACCGGGTGCGCAACTACGACGGCCTCGGCGGCCAGCTGCTCTTCGCCTACCTGCACCGCCACGACGTCGTACGCTGGACCGACAACACCCTGCACATCGACTGGGACCGCGCCCCGCAGGTCACCAACCAGCTCTGCGGCGAGATCGAGAAGCTCTACCGCGACGGCATCGACCGCCCCAAGCTCGTGCACTGGTTCAAGGCCTACGAGCTGGTCTCCGACTACCTCGCCCCGCACCCCGGCTCCACCTGGGCCAAGGGCCCCGAGGCCCTGGACCTGTCCCTCCCGCCGCGCAAGCTGGTGGATGACGTGCTGCCCGACGAGTTTCCCCTCAGCATGTTCTACGAGGCCCTCGCGAAGAAGCTGCGCAACGTGATTGCCTCCACCAAGGGCATGACCGCTGACAGCGACGTCCACGCGGCCGCGGCCGCGTGA
- a CDS encoding helix-turn-helix transcriptional regulator — MVDEAEEIGRRARRARLRLGMTQADLAAALGKTQGWVSKMERGHIELDRVGLLNLLASELHVHPNDLIGRPYNSSPAENQWQVSAASIMRELRRYDLVPLFNGTPRPARQLWQETTRLHRLRDAAANVAIMEVLPDLFREARALAEVSTGHEREEAFAIYAVCCKFAHTAAHTLGHPELIAMSCERAAWAALQSGDPLMPAVSDWMRVWDMWATADWGDAIALSDKAINGVQQEYDQGAPLAIRVWGSLHLRAAVSAARGGRREEARDRIRHAKAAADRLVEYAGPPVYDRHSTTFSPGNVLIHAISVTLEMREQRKALGISRRVPKSLVDSLPNSRQGHHHMDLARAWLWDGNREMALRELEKAERFAPQLVRNHPIARSTLRSIVYAERATTRERLRRMSDRFHLDG, encoded by the coding sequence ATGGTGGATGAGGCAGAGGAGATCGGGCGCCGTGCACGCCGCGCACGGCTGCGCCTCGGCATGACCCAGGCCGACCTCGCCGCCGCCCTCGGCAAGACACAAGGGTGGGTCTCCAAGATGGAACGGGGACACATCGAACTCGACCGTGTCGGTCTGCTCAACCTGCTTGCCTCAGAGCTGCACGTACACCCCAACGACCTCATCGGGCGCCCGTACAACAGCTCGCCAGCCGAGAATCAATGGCAGGTCTCCGCCGCGTCCATCATGCGCGAGCTTCGTCGCTACGACCTCGTCCCCCTCTTCAACGGTACGCCGAGGCCGGCCCGACAACTGTGGCAGGAAACCACTCGCCTGCACCGCTTGCGCGATGCCGCCGCCAATGTAGCGATCATGGAAGTACTACCTGACCTGTTCCGCGAGGCACGCGCACTCGCCGAAGTCTCTACCGGGCACGAGCGGGAAGAGGCGTTCGCCATCTACGCCGTCTGCTGCAAGTTCGCGCACACCGCCGCGCACACACTCGGCCACCCCGAGCTGATCGCCATGTCATGCGAGCGGGCCGCCTGGGCCGCACTGCAATCGGGTGACCCACTGATGCCGGCTGTCTCCGACTGGATGCGTGTGTGGGACATGTGGGCGACTGCCGATTGGGGCGACGCCATCGCCCTGTCGGACAAGGCCATCAACGGCGTCCAGCAGGAGTACGACCAGGGTGCGCCACTCGCCATCCGCGTGTGGGGATCGCTGCATCTGCGCGCGGCGGTATCGGCAGCCCGGGGCGGACGTCGAGAGGAAGCCAGGGACCGTATTCGGCACGCCAAGGCCGCCGCCGACCGGTTGGTCGAGTATGCCGGCCCGCCGGTGTACGACCGGCACTCGACCACCTTCTCACCGGGCAACGTTCTGATTCACGCCATCAGTGTGACGCTTGAGATGCGCGAGCAGCGGAAGGCGCTCGGCATCAGTCGGCGGGTGCCTAAGTCCCTGGTCGACTCCTTGCCCAACTCCAGGCAGGGGCACCACCACATGGATCTCGCCCGAGCCTGGCTGTGGGATGGGAATCGGGAGATGGCCCTGAGGGAACTGGAAAAGGCCGAGCGTTTCGCGCCGCAACTCGTCCGCAACCATCCCATCGCTCGGTCAACCCTGCGCAGCATCGTGTACGCCGAGCGAGCGACCACCCGTGAGCGCCTGCGCCGCATGTCAGACCGCTTCCACCTGGACGGATAG
- a CDS encoding electron transfer flavoprotein subunit alpha/FixB family protein: MAEVLVYVDHVDGAVRKPTLELLTLARRIGEPVAVHLGAGADVAAPVLAEHGAVKVLTADAPEFADYLVVPKVDALQAAYKAVNPVAVLFPSSAEGKEIAARLALRIDSGIITDAIDLEAGDEGPVATQSVFAAAYTTKSRVTKGTPVITVKPNSAAVEAAPAAGAVEQLAVSFGELATGTKVVSRTPRESTGRPELTEAAIVVSGGRGVNGAENFHVIESLADSLGAAVGASRAAVDAGWYPHSNQVGQTGKSVSPQLYIAAGISGAIQHRAGMQTSKTIVAVNKDAEAPIFDLVDYGVVGDLFEVVPQLTEEVKSRKG, translated from the coding sequence ATGGCTGAAGTCCTTGTCTACGTCGACCACGTCGACGGCGCCGTCCGCAAGCCCACCCTCGAACTGCTGACCCTGGCCCGCCGCATCGGCGAGCCGGTCGCGGTCCACCTCGGCGCCGGCGCGGACGTCGCCGCCCCGGTGCTCGCGGAGCACGGCGCGGTGAAGGTGCTCACCGCCGACGCCCCCGAGTTCGCCGACTACCTCGTCGTACCGAAGGTGGACGCGCTGCAGGCGGCCTACAAGGCCGTCAACCCGGTCGCCGTCCTCTTCCCCTCCTCCGCCGAGGGCAAGGAGATCGCGGCCCGCCTGGCGCTCCGGATCGACTCCGGCATCATCACCGACGCCATCGACCTGGAGGCCGGCGACGAGGGCCCGGTGGCGACCCAGTCCGTCTTCGCGGCCGCGTACACCACCAAGTCCCGCGTCACCAAGGGCACCCCGGTCATCACCGTCAAGCCGAACTCGGCCGCGGTGGAGGCCGCCCCGGCGGCGGGCGCCGTCGAGCAGCTCGCCGTCTCCTTCGGTGAGCTGGCCACCGGCACCAAGGTCGTCTCCCGCACCCCGCGCGAGTCGACCGGCCGCCCGGAGCTGACCGAGGCCGCGATCGTGGTCTCCGGCGGCCGTGGCGTCAACGGTGCCGAGAACTTCCACGTCATCGAGTCGCTGGCCGACTCGCTCGGCGCGGCGGTCGGCGCCTCCCGCGCCGCCGTGGACGCCGGCTGGTACCCGCACTCCAACCAGGTCGGCCAGACCGGCAAGTCGGTCTCGCCGCAGCTGTACATCGCGGCGGGCATCTCCGGCGCGATCCAGCACCGGGCCGGCATGCAGACCTCGAAGACCATCGTGGCCGTCAACAAGGACGCCGAGGCCCCGATCTTCGACCTGGTCGACTACGGCGTGGTCGGCGACCTCTTCGAGGTCGTCCCGCAGCTGACCGAAGAGGTCAAGTCCCGCAAGGGCTGA
- a CDS encoding SDR family NAD(P)-dependent oxidoreductase translates to MTTPTSSPTPNEPGGKGPLDGAVVAVAGAAGPAGQATLLRLAEAGATVVGADADAARLAEAVDAARYAHGGATVTGDTVDLLDLDATRAWVDRTEKEFGRVDGLVHLVGGWRGGKTFADAPLADWDHLHNLLIRTVQHTSLAFHDALQRSGKGRYVLISAAGASQPTAGNAAYAAAKAAAEAWTLALADSFKKLGGEEGPSAAATILVVKALVNDAMRAERPNAKFAGFTDVKELAEAIAGVWDRPAQEVNGNRLWLTPKP, encoded by the coding sequence ATGACCACACCCACGTCGAGCCCGACCCCCAACGAGCCGGGCGGCAAGGGGCCGCTGGACGGCGCGGTCGTGGCGGTGGCCGGCGCGGCCGGCCCGGCCGGCCAGGCCACCCTGCTGCGGCTGGCCGAGGCCGGCGCGACCGTCGTCGGCGCGGACGCGGACGCCGCCCGGCTGGCGGAGGCCGTCGACGCCGCCCGCTACGCCCACGGCGGCGCCACCGTCACCGGGGACACCGTCGACCTGCTCGACCTGGACGCGACCCGCGCCTGGGTGGACCGCACCGAGAAGGAGTTCGGTCGCGTCGACGGCCTGGTGCACCTGGTCGGCGGCTGGCGCGGCGGCAAGACCTTCGCGGACGCCCCGCTCGCCGACTGGGACCACCTGCACAACCTGCTGATCCGCACCGTGCAGCACACCTCCCTCGCCTTCCACGACGCCCTGCAGCGCAGCGGGAAGGGCCGGTATGTGCTGATCAGCGCGGCCGGCGCCTCCCAGCCCACCGCCGGGAACGCCGCCTACGCCGCCGCCAAGGCCGCCGCCGAGGCGTGGACGCTGGCGCTCGCCGACTCCTTCAAGAAGCTGGGCGGCGAGGAGGGTCCGTCCGCCGCGGCTACCATCCTGGTGGTGAAGGCGCTGGTGAACGACGCCATGCGCGCTGAGCGTCCGAATGCCAAGTTCGCGGGCTTCACCGACGTCAAGGAGCTGGCCGAGGCCATCGCCGGTGTCTGGGACCGGCCCGCACAGGAAGTGAACGGAAACCGTCTGTGGCTGACCCCCAAGCCGTGA
- a CDS encoding aldolase/citrate lyase family protein — MGQQHEAAARDGASAPAEGVTTSLGSSVREEIAASLAAVDAELARRYPGDPGTRQPVHTVYVPADAFAADTVRAWGDEALAMLAAHARGPAALAEVLGIAPGLAEQVHPRILAKLEREPVEDLRVDFEDGYGPRPDAEEDAAAARAARLIARACAEGTAPPYVGIRMKCLEAAVRDRGIRTLDIFLTGLLDAGELPAGLTLTLPKVGYAEQVAAMARLCAEFEKARGLAPGRIGFEIQIETTQAVLGPDGRATVARMIDAAEGRATSLHYGTFDYSASCGVGAAHQSLDHPVADHAKAVMQVAAAGTGVRLSDGSTNVLPVGPTAQVHAAWRLHHDLVRRSLTRAYYQGWDMHPGHLPTRYAAVYTYYREGLEQAAARLTAYVTKAAGGAVMDEPATARALSGHLLRGLDCGALEVAEVARLTGLTRADLDALAGRGAR; from the coding sequence ATGGGGCAACAGCACGAGGCGGCGGCACGGGATGGGGCGTCGGCGCCGGCCGAGGGGGTGACGACGAGCCTCGGGAGCTCCGTGCGCGAGGAGATCGCGGCCTCCCTCGCCGCCGTGGACGCCGAACTCGCCCGCCGCTACCCGGGTGACCCCGGCACCCGCCAGCCGGTCCACACCGTCTACGTCCCCGCCGACGCCTTCGCCGCCGACACCGTACGGGCGTGGGGGGACGAGGCGTTGGCGATGCTCGCCGCCCACGCCCGCGGCCCCGCCGCCCTCGCCGAGGTGCTCGGCATCGCGCCCGGCCTCGCCGAGCAGGTCCACCCCCGGATCCTGGCCAAGCTGGAGCGCGAACCGGTGGAGGACCTGCGCGTCGACTTCGAGGACGGCTACGGTCCGCGCCCGGACGCCGAGGAGGACGCGGCCGCCGCCCGCGCGGCGCGCCTGATCGCGCGGGCCTGCGCCGAGGGCACGGCACCGCCGTACGTCGGCATCCGGATGAAGTGCCTGGAGGCCGCCGTCCGCGACCGGGGCATCCGCACCCTCGACATCTTCCTGACCGGCCTGCTGGACGCGGGCGAGCTGCCCGCGGGGCTGACCCTGACCCTCCCCAAGGTCGGCTACGCCGAGCAGGTGGCGGCGATGGCCCGGCTGTGCGCCGAGTTCGAGAAGGCGCGCGGTCTGGCGCCGGGCCGGATCGGCTTCGAGATCCAGATCGAGACCACCCAGGCCGTCCTCGGCCCGGACGGCCGGGCCACCGTCGCCCGCATGATCGACGCCGCGGAGGGCCGCGCCACCTCCCTCCACTACGGCACCTTCGACTACAGCGCCTCGTGCGGTGTCGGCGCCGCCCACCAGTCCCTCGACCACCCGGTGGCCGACCACGCCAAGGCCGTGATGCAGGTGGCGGCCGCCGGCACCGGGGTACGCCTCTCCGACGGCTCCACCAACGTCCTGCCCGTCGGTCCCACCGCCCAGGTCCACGCCGCCTGGCGCCTCCATCACGACCTGGTCCGCCGCTCCCTGACCCGTGCGTACTACCAGGGCTGGGACATGCACCCCGGCCATCTGCCGACCCGCTACGCCGCCGTCTACACCTACTACCGCGAGGGCCTGGAACAGGCCGCGGCCCGCCTGACCGCGTATGTGACGAAGGCCGCCGGCGGCGCCGTCATGGACGAACCCGCCACCGCGAGGGCCCTCAGCGGCCACCTGCTGCGCGGCCTGGACTGCGGAGCGCTCGAGGTGGCGGAGGTGGCGCGGCTGACGGGGCTGACGCGGGCGGACCTGGACGCGCTGGCGGGACGCGGAGCGCGCTGA
- a CDS encoding electron transfer flavoprotein subunit beta/FixA family protein, producing MSLRIVVCVKYVPDATGDRHFAEDLTVDRDDVDGLLSELDEYAVEQALQISEDADDAEITVLTVGPEDAKDALRKALSMGADKAVHVEDDDLHGTDALGTSLVLAKAIEKVGYDLVICGMASTDGTMGVLPALLSERLGVPQVTLLSEVSVEDGVVTGRRDGDAASEQLQASLPAVVSVTDQSGEARYPSFKGIMAAKKKPVESWDLEDLEIEADEVGLEGAWTKVDGASERPARTQGTIVKDEGEGGKQLAEFLAGQKFI from the coding sequence GTGAGCTTGAGGATCGTTGTCTGTGTGAAGTACGTGCCCGACGCCACCGGCGACCGGCACTTCGCCGAGGACCTGACCGTCGACCGTGACGACGTGGACGGCCTGCTCTCGGAGCTCGACGAGTACGCGGTCGAGCAGGCGCTGCAGATCTCCGAGGACGCGGACGACGCCGAGATCACGGTGCTGACCGTCGGCCCGGAGGACGCCAAGGACGCGCTGCGCAAGGCGCTGTCGATGGGCGCCGACAAGGCCGTCCACGTGGAGGACGACGACCTCCACGGCACCGACGCGCTCGGCACCTCGCTGGTCCTCGCCAAGGCCATCGAGAAGGTCGGCTACGACCTGGTCATCTGCGGTATGGCCTCGACCGACGGCACCATGGGCGTGCTCCCGGCGCTGCTGTCCGAGCGCCTGGGCGTGCCGCAGGTGACGCTGCTGTCCGAGGTCTCGGTCGAGGACGGCGTGGTGACCGGCCGCCGCGACGGCGACGCGGCCAGCGAGCAGCTCCAGGCGTCGCTGCCGGCCGTGGTCTCGGTGACCGACCAGTCGGGCGAGGCCCGCTACCCGTCCTTCAAGGGCATCATGGCCGCCAAGAAGAAGCCGGTCGAGTCCTGGGACCTGGAGGACCTGGAGATCGAGGCGGACGAGGTCGGCCTCGAGGGCGCCTGGACGAAGGTCGACGGCGCCTCGGAGCGCCCGGCCCGTACGCAGGGCACGATCGTCAAGGACGAGGGCGAGGGCGGCAAGCAGCTGGCCGAGTTCCTCGCGGGCCAGAAGTTCATCTGA
- a CDS encoding ATP-binding protein, protein MDTTDPKDIAAFGRLFNAFLEQLVYKEPVSESRSLLHRLRDHLGYPPAETPVVKASHPPYQHANVHLALERWFSTEGRSHELIGVAGESRRHESLAEILETAQRYGRYRVGPVDYAYTPVSTDEELACVSFGIYLGVDGDDRYAVLLRGPSGEYDGNVVQIEVLAPSRDAAKRLLSGLDQLIREHNVFRGKVISFEGSDFGEGIGPFRFHHRPALGPGDIVLPDGLLARVERQIVGVARRRERLRATGQHLRRGLLLYGPPGTGKTHSIRYLLSQLPDFTVVLLSGTTIQHVAAACALARQLQPALVVLEDCDLVAEARDFSDGEQPLLFQVLNEMDGLGDDADVAFLLTTNRADLLEPALAQRPGRVDMAVEIPLPDATGRRRLLDLYGGMLALDEPTARLVIDRTAGTTASFSKELVRRTVLFAAERDSDEVTRDDLLAALDELLSDQDALTRRLLGVPDPDGDGHGDGDGDGANTDTDEDTDDA, encoded by the coding sequence ATGGACACCACCGACCCGAAGGACATAGCCGCCTTCGGCAGGCTCTTCAACGCCTTCCTGGAACAGCTCGTGTACAAGGAGCCGGTGAGCGAGTCCCGTTCCCTGCTCCACCGGCTGCGCGACCACCTCGGCTACCCGCCCGCGGAGACCCCGGTCGTCAAGGCGTCGCACCCGCCCTACCAGCACGCCAACGTGCACCTGGCGCTGGAGCGCTGGTTCTCCACCGAGGGGCGGAGCCATGAACTCATCGGTGTGGCGGGGGAGAGCCGCCGGCACGAGTCGCTCGCCGAGATCCTGGAGACGGCGCAGCGGTACGGACGCTACCGGGTCGGCCCCGTCGACTACGCGTATACGCCGGTCTCCACCGACGAGGAGCTGGCCTGCGTCTCCTTCGGCATCTACCTGGGCGTGGACGGCGACGACCGCTACGCGGTACTGCTGCGCGGGCCGAGCGGCGAGTACGACGGCAACGTCGTGCAGATCGAGGTGTTGGCCCCGTCGCGGGACGCCGCGAAGCGGCTGCTGTCCGGCCTGGACCAGCTCATCCGCGAGCACAACGTCTTCCGCGGCAAGGTCATCTCCTTCGAGGGCTCCGACTTCGGCGAGGGCATCGGCCCCTTCCGCTTCCACCACCGCCCCGCCCTCGGCCCCGGCGACATCGTGCTGCCCGACGGGCTGCTCGCGCGCGTCGAGCGGCAGATCGTCGGCGTGGCCCGCCGCCGGGAGCGCCTCCGCGCCACCGGCCAGCACCTCCGCCGCGGCCTCCTCCTCTACGGTCCGCCCGGCACCGGCAAGACCCACTCCATCCGCTACCTGCTCTCCCAGCTCCCCGACTTCACCGTCGTCCTGCTCTCCGGCACCACCATCCAGCACGTCGCCGCGGCCTGCGCCCTCGCCCGTCAGCTCCAGCCGGCCCTCGTCGTGCTCGAGGACTGCGATCTCGTCGCCGAGGCCCGGGACTTCAGCGACGGCGAACAGCCCCTCCTCTTCCAGGTCCTCAACGAGATGGACGGCCTCGGCGACGACGCCGACGTGGCCTTCCTCCTCACCACCAACCGCGCCGACCTCCTCGAACCCGCCCTCGCCCAGCGTCCCGGCCGCGTCGACATGGCCGTGGAGATCCCCCTCCCCGACGCCACCGGCCGCCGCCGACTCCTCGACCTCTACGGCGGCATGCTCGCCCTCGACGAGCCCACCGCCCGCCTTGTCATCGACCGCACCGCGGGCACCACCGCCTCCTTCTCCAAGGAACTCGTCCGCCGTACCGTCCTCTTCGCCGCGGAACGCGACTCCGACGAGGTGACCAGGGACGACCTGTTGGCCGCGCTGGACGAACTCCTCTCCGACCAGGACGCGCTGACGCGACGGCTGTTAGGGGTGCCGGACCCGGACGGGGACGGGCACGGGGACGGTGACGGGGACGGGGCGAACACCGACACCGACGAGGACACCGACGACGCGTGA
- a CDS encoding lysophospholipid acyltransferase family protein gives MAELVYPPVIGACHTMFKALDLRFDIKGTENIPAQGGAVLVSNHIGYLDFIFCGLTARPAKRLVRFMAKESVFRHRVSGPLMRAMKHIPVDRAAGMDAYRHAVKALRGGEIVGVFPEATISQSFTLKRFKSGAARMAQEAGVPLLPMALWGTQRLWTKGHKRDLGRNHFPVVVRVGEPVPASPEEHPDTITDRLRDRVQDLLEAAQRAYPVRPKNADDTWWVPAHLGGTAPTPEQAAARDRRG, from the coding sequence ATGGCTGAACTCGTCTATCCGCCGGTGATCGGTGCCTGCCACACCATGTTCAAGGCGCTCGACCTGCGCTTCGACATCAAGGGCACGGAGAACATCCCGGCACAGGGCGGCGCGGTCCTGGTGAGCAACCACATCGGCTATCTGGACTTCATCTTCTGCGGGCTGACCGCGCGCCCCGCCAAGCGGCTGGTCCGCTTCATGGCGAAGGAGTCGGTCTTCCGGCACCGGGTGTCGGGGCCGCTGATGCGCGCCATGAAGCACATACCGGTGGACCGCGCGGCGGGCATGGACGCGTACCGGCACGCGGTCAAGGCGCTGCGCGGCGGCGAGATCGTCGGGGTCTTCCCGGAGGCGACCATCTCGCAGTCCTTCACGCTCAAGCGCTTCAAGTCCGGCGCCGCCCGGATGGCCCAGGAGGCGGGCGTGCCGCTGCTGCCGATGGCGCTGTGGGGCACCCAGCGGCTGTGGACCAAGGGCCACAAGCGGGACCTGGGGCGCAACCACTTCCCCGTGGTCGTGCGCGTCGGCGAGCCGGTGCCGGCCTCGCCGGAGGAGCACCCCGACACCATCACCGACCGGCTGCGGGACCGGGTGCAGGACCTGCTGGAGGCCGCGCAGCGCGCCTATCCGGTGCGCCCCAAGAACGCGGACGACACCTGGTGGGTGCCCGCCCACCTCGGAGGCACCGCCCCGACGCCGGAGCAGGCCGCCGCACGGGACCGACGGGGCTGA